In Acidobacteriota bacterium, one DNA window encodes the following:
- a CDS encoding MgtC/SapB family protein: MELSYLFQQLGIALGLGLLVGLQRESAASSLGGVRTFPLVTLFGALCGLLALPYGGWIIGFGLLALTGLIALGKQAELHKQKPDSGLTTEAAMLLMFAVGAYLISGQRAIAITVGGCVAVLLHYKGQLHNAVAHLDENDLKAIMQFALLSLVILPVLPNRTYGPYAVLNPRQIWWMVVLIVGISLGGYIVYKFFGTQAGILLGGILGGMISSTATTVSYAKRTRATPNLANLAAIVVMIASAVVYARLQLEIAAVAPQFLSAAAVPLSAMLVVLGLCSAALWFLNRNEASEMPTQENPSELKSALFFGLLYAAILFAVAAVKQHFGNRGLYVVAVLSGLTDVDAITLSTAQLVHTARMGAEEGWKIILTATLSNLVFKAGSVAVLGSRALLLKVAVCYGVVMVAGILLLFLR, encoded by the coding sequence ATGGAACTTTCCTATCTCTTTCAACAACTCGGCATCGCGCTCGGCCTGGGGCTGCTGGTCGGCCTGCAACGCGAAAGCGCCGCGTCATCATTGGGCGGCGTGCGCACCTTTCCGCTCGTGACGTTGTTTGGCGCGCTCTGCGGACTGTTGGCGTTGCCTTACGGCGGCTGGATCATCGGCTTCGGCTTACTCGCGCTGACCGGCTTGATCGCGCTGGGCAAGCAGGCGGAGTTGCATAAGCAAAAGCCGGATTCCGGCCTCACGACCGAAGCCGCGATGCTGCTGATGTTCGCGGTCGGCGCGTATCTCATCAGCGGCCAACGCGCCATCGCCATCACCGTCGGCGGTTGTGTCGCGGTGCTGCTGCATTACAAAGGCCAATTGCATAACGCCGTCGCCCATCTGGACGAGAACGATCTCAAGGCGATTATGCAATTCGCCCTGCTCTCGCTGGTCATCCTGCCGGTGTTGCCCAATCGCACCTATGGGCCTTATGCCGTGCTCAACCCGCGCCAGATCTGGTGGATGGTGGTGCTGATCGTCGGCATCAGCCTGGGCGGCTACATCGTCTACAAATTCTTCGGCACCCAGGCGGGCATCCTGTTGGGCGGCATTCTGGGCGGAATGATTTCGAGCACGGCGACGACGGTCAGCTATGCCAAACGCACGCGCGCCACGCCGAATCTGGCGAATCTGGCGGCCATTGTGGTGATGATCGCGTCGGCAGTCGTGTATGCGCGCTTGCAGTTGGAGATTGCCGCCGTCGCTCCGCAGTTCCTAAGCGCGGCAGCAGTGCCGCTCTCGGCGATGCTGGTCGTTCTGGGGCTTTGTTCAGCCGCGCTTTGGTTTCTCAATCGTAACGAAGCCAGCGAGATGCCGACGCAGGAAAACCCTTCGGAATTGAAATCGGCGCTATTTTTTGGGCTTCTATATGCCGCGATTCTTTTTGCCGTCGCCGCTGTCAAACAGCACTTCGGCAATCGCGGCCTGTACGTCGTCGCCGTGCTTTCTGGCTTGACCGATGTGGATGCGATTACGCTTTCGACTGCACAACTGGTACACACGGCGCGCATGGGCGCGGAGGAAGGCTGGAAGATCATTCTGACCGCGACGCTTTCCAACTTGGTTTTCAAAGCAGGCTCTGTTGCCGTGTTAGGCAGCCGTGCCTTGCTGTTGAAAGTCGCCGTTTGTTATGGCGTCGTAATGGTGGCCGGGATATTGCTGCTGTTTCTGCGCTAA
- the asd gene encoding aspartate-semialdehyde dehydrogenase → MKKLAKRRVGILGATGTVGQRVIHMLRNHPYFTVTALAASDRSEGKRFADVCKWKLPFEMPDAVKDIKVFGCKPPLDCDVIISSLPSDIAVEAESAFAAAGYPVISNSSSYRMPDDVPLVVPEINPDHLDIIPYQQKKRGYGKGYLVTNPNCTTIGLVMMLAPLHKAFGVEAVMMTSMQAISGAGYPGEPSMDIIDNVIPHIGGEEEKVEMEPQKILGKLTRTKIVSAPFLVSAQCNRVAVQDGHLESVRIKLKKKATVEQVIAALESFTGLPQELKLPTAPARPIIVRSEKDRPQPRLDRDAGNGMATVVGRISKDTIFDFKLTLISHNTVRGAAGAALLNAELLVAKGLL, encoded by the coding sequence ATGAAAAAACTAGCCAAAAGACGTGTAGGCATTCTCGGCGCGACCGGCACCGTCGGTCAGCGCGTGATCCATATGTTGCGCAATCACCCATATTTCACGGTGACTGCGTTGGCCGCTTCCGACCGCAGCGAGGGTAAGCGTTTCGCGGACGTGTGCAAGTGGAAGCTGCCTTTTGAGATGCCTGACGCCGTAAAGGATATTAAGGTTTTCGGCTGCAAACCGCCGCTTGATTGCGACGTAATCATTTCCAGCCTGCCCTCTGATATCGCGGTCGAAGCCGAAAGCGCATTCGCTGCTGCGGGCTATCCGGTCATCAGCAATTCGTCTTCGTACCGCATGCCCGACGACGTGCCACTGGTCGTGCCGGAGATCAACCCCGACCACCTCGACATCATTCCGTATCAACAAAAGAAACGCGGCTATGGCAAAGGCTACCTCGTGACCAATCCGAACTGCACAACTATCGGTTTGGTGATGATGCTCGCGCCTTTGCACAAAGCGTTCGGCGTGGAAGCCGTGATGATGACTTCGATGCAAGCGATTTCCGGTGCGGGCTACCCCGGCGAGCCTTCGATGGACATCATTGACAACGTCATCCCGCACATCGGCGGCGAAGAAGAAAAGGTCGAAATGGAGCCGCAAAAGATTCTGGGCAAACTGACGCGCACCAAGATCGTCTCCGCGCCCTTCCTGGTCAGCGCGCAATGCAACCGCGTGGCCGTACAGGACGGCCACCTCGAATCCGTGCGCATCAAGCTGAAAAAGAAAGCCACCGTCGAACAGGTCATTGCGGCTTTGGAATCGTTTACCGGCTTGCCGCAGGAATTGAAACTGCCGACCGCTCCGGCACGCCCGATCATCGTGCGCAGCGAAAAAGACCGCCCGCAACCGCGCCTGGATCGTGACGCTGGCAATGGCATGGCGACGGTCGTAGGCCGCATCAGCAAAGACACGATCTTCGATTTCAAGCTGACGCTGATCAGCCACAACACCGTGCGTGGCGCGGCGGGAGCGGCGTTGTTGAACGCGGAGTTGCTGGTCGCCAAAGGGCTGTTATAA